Proteins encoded together in one Camelina sativa cultivar DH55 chromosome 9, Cs, whole genome shotgun sequence window:
- the LOC104714976 gene encoding uncharacterized protein LOC104714976, with product MASTAIPTASPTSAASLTQIRAHIPLTLDMNKMNYDSWRILFETHCFSFSLTGHIDGSFIPTGPTDTNWKQLENTVKMWIYGTISESLLNSVLKTQCSARELWLKLENLFRDNKEAQVIQLENELCTLTIGDLPVHDYCQKLKSISNTLANVDSPVSDRALVMHLLNGLTSKFDNIINVIKHRSPPCSFKDARSMLIDEESHLKTKRPSVPNNDDNASSSQVLLTMTPHRQSQPFVFPPTQDYNNNSYRGGHRNNRGNRGGRQVPQQRGAVYLTQTSQPHIQGPAPMNQAFIPTALPSAFNTMTLHDPTDSGWYMDTSATAHLTSQPGYPTNHSGYRCLDLQTKRIILSRHVIFDENSFPYQSSVSETCSSPSSHNIFTYPPLQSLSPALTHQPPTCSTAPRLTTIQPSPTPSTQPSPNPSTQPSTSVLPSSTVTTTTSSSQPTHSTHPSTFGQPSTVPTTTSSSQPVTLIRPSPSVQTLLMGTAAAHAPPPQPPHVIQTWSRSGISKKEQIFSLHTDTISPLPLSHVQAAKDKYWNNAMQDEYDAQIAAGTWTIVPRPLNTNIVRSMWLFRHKFNADGQLSRYKARLVANGKSQQIGIDCDETFSPVGKPASIRTVLQVAVSLDWPVHQLDVKNAFLYGDLDETVYMHQPPGFVDPTRPTHVCLLRKYLYGLKQAPRAWDNNGMFLSQQNYAVDIIHRTGMTNCNSTSTPVDTSSKLPAAVGTPVADPTLYRSLAGALQYLTFTRPDIAYAVQQVCLHMHDPREPHLNALKRIICYIKGTITHGDIGSGLTPQSYKQTVIKN from the exons ATGGCGTCAACTGCCATACCAACCGCTTCTCCTACCTCCGCTGCAAGTCTCACTCAGATCCGTGCCCACATTCCTCTCACTCTTGACATGAACAAGATGAATTATGATTCTTGGCGCATCCTCTTCGAAACTCATTGCTTCAGCTTCTCTCTCACAGGCCATATCGATGGCTCTTTTATCCCCACCGGACCAACAGACACTAACTGGAAACAACTCGAAAACACAGTCAAGATGTGGATCTACGGTACTATATCTGAATCTCTTCTCAACTCAGTTCTGAAAACTCAATGCTCCGCTCGTGAACTCTGGCTCAAGCTTGAGAACTTATTCCGCGACAACAAAGAGGCGCAGGTGATTCAACTGGAAAACGAACTCTGCACTCTCACGATTGGTGATCTTCCTGTTCATGACTACTGTCAAAAGCTGAAATCCATCTCCAATACACTCGCCAATGTCGACTCTCCAGTTTCTGATCGTGCCTTAGTAATGCATCTTCTCAATGGCCTTACCTCCAAATTTGATAACATTATCAATGTTATCAAACATCGCTCACCACCCTGCTCATTCAAAGATGCCAGATCCATGCTCATTGATGAAGAATCTCACCTCAAGACCAAACGTCCCTCCGTCCCCAACAATGATGACAACGCTTCATCATCTCAGGTTCTCCTCACCATGACGCCTCATCGTCAGTCTCaaccttttgtttttcctccTACACAAGACTACAACAATAATAGTTACAGAGGCGGTCATCGCAATAACAGGGGAAATCGTGGTGGTCGTCAAG TGCCTCAACAACGTGGTGCTGTATATCTAACTCAGACCTCCCAACCACACATTCAAGGACCAGCACCAATGAATCAAGCTTTCATACCAACTGCTCTGCCTAGTGCATTCAATACAATGACGTTACACGATCCAACAGATTCTGGATGGTACATGGATACTAGTGCCACTGCACATCTTACATCACAACCAG GTTACCCAACCAACCATAGTGGCTACCGTTGTTTGGATCTGCAAACCAAACGAATCATTTTGTCCCGCCACGTCATTTTTGACGAAAACTCATTCCCCTATCAATCCTCTGTTTCTGAAACTTGCTCGTCACCATCATCTCACAATATCTTCACTTATCCACCTCTCCAATCTCTTTCCCCTGCACTTACTCATCAACCCCCAACTTGTTCTACTGCTCCACGTCTCACCACTATTCAACCATCACCGACTCCATCTACTCAACCATCACCGAATCCATCTACTCAACCTTCTACCTCTGTTCTACCCTCATCAACAGTCACGACAACAACATCCTCTTCTCAGCCCACCCACTCTACTCATCCTTCTACCTTTGGTCAACCCTCAACGGTCCCGACTACAACATCCTCCTCTCAGCCCGTCACTTTGATTCGTCCTTCTCCCTCGGTTCAAACGTTGTTAATGGGCACGGCAGCTGCCCATGCTCCTCCTCCTCAACCTCCTCATGTCATTCAAACTTGGAGTCGTAGTGGTATTAGTAAAAAGGAACAGATTTTCTCTCTTCATACTGACACGATTTCTCCTCTCCCACTCTCTCATGTCCAAGCTGCAAAAGATAAGTATTGGAACAATGCCATGCAGGATGAATATGATGCTCAAATTGCAGCTGGGACGTGGACAATAGTCCCACGGCCCTTAAATACTAATATTGTGCGTTCTATGTGGCTTTTTAGACACAAATTTAATGCAGATGGACAGCTCTCTAGATACAAAGCTCGACTGGTCGCCAATGGAAAATCACAGCAAATTGGAATTGATTGTGATGAAACCTTCAGCCCCGTAGGCAAGCCCGCCTCAATTCGTACCGTTCTTCAAGTTGCTGTTTCTCTTGATTGGCCTGTTCATCAACTAGACGTAAAAAACGCTTTCCTATACGGTGATCTTGACGAGACAGTCTATATGCATCAACCTCCTGGATTTGTTGATCCCACTCGGCCTACACATGTGTGTCTCCTCCGCAAGTATCTTTACGGCCTAAAACAAGCGCCTCGGGCTTG GGACAACAACGGGATGTTCTTGAGCCAACAAAATTACGCTGTGGACATCATACATCGGACAGGGATGACAAACTGCAACTCTACCTCAACACCGGTTGATACGTCTTCGAAACTTCCCGCTGCGGTTGGAACACCTGTTGCAGACCCCACACTTTACCGTAGTCTCGCTGGTGCCCTCCAATACCTTACATTCACACGCCCTGACATAGCCTATGCAGTTCAACAAGTTTGCCTCCATATGCATGATCCACGTGAGCCTCACCTTAATGCTCTCAAACGAATAATCTGCTACATAAAGGGCACCATCACACACGGTGATATAGGATCCGGACTCACTCCGCAATCTTATAAACAAACGGTGATCAAGAACTGA
- the LOC104714977 gene encoding putative F-box protein At4g10190: MRSLIDAAAHNASSIVDLPEDLLVEILYRFPEASLARLRCTSKGWNALIKKDKRLAKSQIIMLIDFRVYLASIDLNGVHVNNVVKLTSQLSLKDPLSTSPKEVDISEVFHCDGLLLCTTKDDRLVLWNPCSGETRWMIKPVDHSFKNFNYYALGKTSSSNKYKILRIRQHGNGILEKCLVEYEIYDFTSDSWRFVGETSDWSIHGLRRRGMSVNGNTYWLASSPFPDSQKDFLLSFDFSTERFQSVSLPVDDFSYVPMALSVTREEQKLCLLGMRDHYYDIHVWIATKIESTGAMSWSMFLTVKQSFYRQFLIFCSGMNFLADRENNMLLCPGKQQNSNSFLDIVGKDKYMGVDHHDAGSKCLLVCYVPTLVQIQQGS, translated from the coding sequence ATGAGAAGCTTAATTGATGCAGCAGCGCATAACGCTTCGTCAATAGTAGATCTTCCGGAGGATTTGCTAGTAGAGATACTCTATAGGTTTCCGGAGGCTTCTCTGGCACGACTCCGATGTACCTCAAAAGGATGGAACGCTCTAATCAAAAAAGATAAGAGACTTGCCAAGTCTCAGATCATCATGTTgattgattttagggtttatttagCTAGTATTGATCTGAATGGAGTTCACGTCAACAACGTTGTAAAGTTAACAAGTCAATTAAGTCTCAAAGATCCTCTTTCTACTTCTCCTAAAGAAGTCGATATAAGCGAAGTATTTCACTGCGACGGCTTATTGCTATGCACCACCAAGGACGATAGACTTGTGCTTTGGAATCCATGTTCAGGTGAAACCAGATGGATGATCAAACCCGTAGATCATTCCTTCAAGAATTTTAATTACTACGCTCTCGGTAAAACCTCCTCCTCCAACAAGTATAAAATCTTGAGGATTCGTCAACATGGAAATGGTATACTTGAAAAATGCCTAGTTGAGTACGAAATCTATGACTTTACCTCTGATTCTTGGAGGTTTGTGGGTGAGACTAGCGACTGGTCCATTCACGGGTTGAGGCGTCGGGGCATGTCTGTGAATGGAAATACTTACTGGCTTGCCTCCAGTCCTTTTCCAGACTCGCAAAAggactttttattaagttttgatttctcgACAGAGAGATTCCAAAGTGTGTCTCTTCcagttgatgatttttcttatGTACCTATGGCTTTATCAGTTACTAGAGAAGAGCAAAAACTTTGTCTGTTAGGTATGAGAGATCATTACTATGATATACATGTGTGGATAGCAACTAAGATTGAGAGTACCGGAGCCATGTCATGGAGCATGTTCCTAACAGTGAAACAATCTTTTTATCGCCAGTTTCTTATATTCTGTAGTGGGATGAATTTTTTGGCCGATCGGGAGAATAACATGTTACTGTGTCCCGGTAAACAACAGAACTCAAACAGCTTCTTAGACATTGTCGGAAAGGATAAATACATGGGAGTGGATCATCATGATGCAGGATCTAAATGCTTACTCGTCTGTTATGTTCCAACTTTAGTTCAAATCCAACAAGGTTCTTAA